From a region of the Lactuca sativa cultivar Salinas chromosome 4, Lsat_Salinas_v11, whole genome shotgun sequence genome:
- the LOC111878321 gene encoding heat shock 70 kDa protein 15-like: MSVVGFDLGNESCVVAVARQRGIDVVLNDESKRETPALVCFGDKQRFLGTAGAATSMMNPKNTISQIKRLIGRPFSDPELQQDLKALPFSVTEGPDGFPLINARYLGETKSFTPTQVMGMVFSNMKTIAEKNLNAAVVDCCIGVPIYFTDLQRRAVMDAATIAGLHPLRLMHETTATALAYGIYKNDLPENEQLNVAFIDIGHASMQVCSEAQCPLVQYITRELLTCLIMEHVMRFASPEYAPVRSDSVVGELKLSEPTDVILLEITRIEMLAVTDRCEFIVTDTFGRSSETAYLKLPCFLDFFSGMPKIEKLEIEGKAFHTNLYAVRCNYSGGKEGETERIIKHMINLFGLVLFVAPSPAPALPPSFSSIMQRFKSY; the protein is encoded by the exons ATGAGCGTAGTTGGATTTGATCTTGGGAATGAGAGTTGTGTTGTGGCAGTTGCCAGACAAAGGGGAATTGATGTTGTTCTTAATGATGAGTCAAAACGTGAGACTCCTGCTCTTGTGTGTTTTGGTGATAAACAGCGTTTTCTTGGAACAGCTGGTGCTGCAACCAGTATGATGAACCCAAAAAACACCATTTCCCAAATTAAGCGGTTAATAGGGCGTCCTTTTTCTGATCCTGAATTGCAACAAGATCTCAAGGCTTTGCCTTTTTCAGTTACTGAGGGACCCGATGGTTTCCCATTGATCAATGCAAGGTATCTTGGGGAAACAAAGTCATTCACCCCAACACAAGTTATGGGAATGGTTTTCTCAAACATGAAGACAATAGCTGAAAAGAATTTGAATGCAGCAGTTGTGGATTGCTGTATTGGGGTACCTATCTACTTCACTGATCTTCAAAGAAGAGCTGTAATGGATGCAGCTACTATTGCCGGTTTGCATCCTCTACGGTTGATGCATGAGACAACAGCCACTGCTTTAGCTTATGGAATATACAAAAATGACTTACCTGAAAATGAGCAGCTCAATGTAGCCTTCATTGACATTGGACATGCTAGCATGCAGGTATGCAGTGAAGCTCAATGCCCTTTAGTTCAATACATTACACGAGAGCTTTTAACATGCTTAATAATGGAACATGTAATGAGATTCGCAAGCCCCGA GTATGCACCTGTTCGTAGCGATTCGGTTGTTGGTGAGCTGAAGTTGTCAGAGCCAACTGATGTAATTCTCCTAG AGATTACAAGAATTGAGATGCTTGCGGTTACTG atag ATGTGAATTCATTGTAACAGATACATTTGGAAGATCGAGTGAAACTGCATATCTGAAACTGCCCT GTTTCTTGGATTTTTTTTCAGGAATGCCTAAAATAGAGAAGCTAGAAATTGAAGGGAAAGCTTTCCATACAAACTTATATGCAGTTCGTTGTAATTATAGTGGAGGAAAAGAGG gTGAAACAGAAAGGATCATCAAACATATGATCAACCTATTTGGGCTAGTATTATTTGTGGCTCCTTCTCCTGCTCCTGCTCTTCCTCCATCATTTTCTTCCATTATGCAAAGATTTAAATCTTACTAG